From a region of the Kaistia sp. 32K genome:
- a CDS encoding di-heme oxidoredictase family protein, whose amino-acid sequence MRMAPTRPSLAALVLLAALPAAALADGLDRAVGKALFDRIWVQAPSSTAANDGLGPLFNEKSCASCHSGKALSAKITATPDGTLAQRGIVTRLGDAKGVTDPVYGRQIQPRAVSGLKSEGTVTYALPEHPGGALAVIFAPSRGDLAAATRLGPRQAPSLRGIGLIEKVDEAAILANAAAPKPDGVSGRPRMLEVDGKSVVGRFGWKASAATLDQMSADAFMLDIGMSSPLAPHPYGDCTALEPDCLAMPNGRSPEFDGEEISSEMIRLLNAYLAGLPAPAPVTPTPPGAALFASAGCSACHVPSLPGRDGSPVTLYSDLLLHDMGPGLDDGVGEPGVASNEWRTPPLVSLAFRTGDNSRFLHDARAGTLDEAIRAHGGEAMAAKLRYEALAAAERAALIAYLETL is encoded by the coding sequence ATGAGGATGGCGCCGACGCGGCCGTCGCTCGCAGCCCTCGTCCTGCTCGCGGCGCTGCCGGCGGCGGCGCTCGCCGACGGGCTGGACCGCGCCGTCGGCAAGGCGCTGTTCGACCGCATCTGGGTGCAGGCCCCCTCCTCGACCGCCGCCAATGACGGGCTCGGACCACTCTTCAACGAGAAGAGCTGCGCCAGCTGCCACTCCGGCAAGGCGCTGTCGGCCAAGATCACGGCGACGCCGGACGGCACGCTCGCCCAGCGCGGCATCGTCACGCGCCTCGGCGACGCGAAGGGCGTCACGGACCCGGTCTATGGCCGCCAGATCCAGCCGCGCGCCGTCTCGGGGCTGAAAAGCGAGGGCACCGTCACCTACGCGCTGCCGGAGCATCCGGGCGGCGCGCTCGCCGTCATCTTCGCGCCGAGCCGGGGCGATCTCGCGGCGGCGACGCGCCTCGGTCCGCGCCAGGCGCCGTCGCTGCGCGGCATCGGGTTGATCGAAAAGGTCGACGAGGCGGCGATCCTCGCCAATGCGGCGGCGCCGAAGCCGGACGGCGTCTCGGGCCGGCCGCGCATGCTCGAGGTCGACGGCAAGTCCGTCGTCGGCCGCTTCGGCTGGAAAGCTTCGGCGGCGACGCTCGACCAGATGTCCGCCGACGCCTTCATGCTCGACATCGGCATGTCGAGCCCGCTCGCGCCGCATCCGTATGGCGACTGCACCGCGCTCGAGCCCGACTGCCTCGCCATGCCGAACGGCCGCAGTCCCGAGTTCGACGGCGAGGAAATCTCGTCCGAGATGATCCGCCTGCTGAACGCCTATCTCGCCGGCCTCCCGGCGCCCGCCCCCGTCACGCCGACGCCGCCCGGCGCCGCGCTGTTCGCCTCGGCCGGCTGTTCCGCCTGCCACGTGCCGAGCCTCCCGGGTCGCGACGGCAGCCCGGTCACGCTCTATAGCGACCTGCTTCTGCACGACATGGGACCCGGCCTCGACGACGGCGTCGGCGAGCCCGGCGTCGCCTCGAACGAATGGCGGACGCCGCCGCTCGTCTCGCTCGCCTTCCGCACCGGCGATAACAGCCGCTTCCTGCATGACGCCCGCGCCGGGACGCTGGATGAGGCGATCCGCGCGCATGGCGGCGAAGCCATGGCGGCAAAACTGCGCTATGAAGCCCTGGCAGCGGCCGAGCGGGCCGCGCTCATCGCCTATCTGGAAACGCTATGA